A single Thermoleophilia bacterium DNA region contains:
- a CDS encoding glycosyltransferase, with product MTGEGRDLPMGRGREQAPMRVLLVTNSLANGGLERQLSLLARTLPSQFDVRIWAMDGGPHEAPLRAANVPLIVRPRRFRVDVTPALDLWRCIAAWRPHVVHSWHWMPSAAAVPACLALGIPLVDGSIRMGSIPHERGRPRRGIMRFATLVVANSRAGLNAWRVSSEKGRVIYNAFEAERLTTVPSEDPHRHLDDRFTVVMAARMDPPKDFRTVLRAARALHAVDPWLEVCADWCRRGSIDHRRGGRSGPGGLIEFQLSAVVGYLRRSDVGVLVAIPPFLLEVPNSSWKYMACGLRGLRQ from the coding sequence ATGACGGGCGAGGGGCGTGACTTGCCGATGGGTCGCGGTCGCGAGCAGGCACCGATGCGGGTGCTTCTCGTTACGAATAGCTTGGCGAATGGCGGTCTGGAGCGGCAACTCTCGCTGCTTGCTCGCACGCTTCCGAGCCAATTCGATGTGCGCATCTGGGCGATGGACGGGGGCCCGCACGAAGCTCCGTTGCGCGCCGCCAACGTGCCGCTGATCGTTCGCCCGCGGCGGTTTCGGGTCGACGTCACGCCGGCGCTGGATTTGTGGCGCTGCATAGCCGCATGGCGGCCGCATGTTGTTCATTCCTGGCATTGGATGCCCTCGGCGGCTGCAGTGCCGGCATGTCTCGCGCTCGGGATACCGCTGGTCGACGGGTCCATCCGCATGGGCTCCATTCCGCATGAGCGCGGACGGCCGCGGCGGGGCATCATGCGATTTGCGACCCTTGTGGTCGCCAACAGCAGGGCAGGGCTGAACGCGTGGCGCGTGAGCTCAGAGAAGGGCCGTGTGATCTACAACGCCTTCGAAGCTGAGCGCCTGACGACCGTGCCGTCCGAAGATCCACATCGACACCTCGACGATCGCTTCACGGTCGTCATGGCCGCTCGGATGGATCCGCCCAAAGACTTCCGCACGGTGTTGCGTGCGGCTCGCGCGCTACACGCGGTCGATCCATGGCTGGAGGTTTGTGCTGATTGGTGCCGGCGCGGATCGATCGATCATCGACGAGGCGGAAGATCTGGTCCGGGCGGCCTGATCGAGTTTCAATTGAGCGCGGTGGTGGGGTACCTTCGTAGGTCAGATGTTGGAGTGCTAGTGGCGATCCCTCCGTTCTTGCTGGAAGTGCCCAATTCGTCGTGGAAGTACATGGCATGTGGTCTCCGTGGTCTGCGCCAATAG
- a CDS encoding Wzz/FepE/Etk N-terminal domain-containing protein yields the protein MAYDENDTNEASLRDYVRVVVRRRWVVIATVVILFVLAMAYSLSRTPMYEASTTLIYEISIDVSDPLSVSAYIDPTQREVELGSVAAVIASPDLIQRARDEIGEDVDVTAYSVSAVPGTASGSSEPSTVVISAIGPDPKVAATVAEAYADAFVAYRKEQEREQIREAEDVIQSKLDTFNTSAERESSEYATLLQRLHDLQIREDTATGNFRVLIPASPPSEPVSPQPAKTGGLALAGGLVLGIGLAILLEQLDTRVRSSAQVAEIFGLPVLGKVRRLSSRAIQEQPLLVLAGGHDPAAESIRKLRGNLEYANIDGDLKSFVLTSALQHEGKTLTICNLALSIAATGVRVVLVDADLRRPQVHTYMKLPNALGVSTVLTGKTSLKQALRTRPFGVLAPDTHRAARMGVSTDEGVPLYVLTSGPAPPNPAEVVASRSFAELIRQLERDFDLVIVDAPSILAVGDPASIARVVDGLVFLVDLAQAKRPVLEEAAAQLEQIQCRKLGLVLLGHTPRYGKSGDSYSYYYAE from the coding sequence GTGGCGTATGACGAGAACGACACGAACGAAGCATCGCTACGCGATTACGTCCGCGTCGTCGTTCGCCGGCGGTGGGTAGTCATTGCGACGGTCGTCATTCTCTTCGTTCTCGCCATGGCCTACTCGCTGAGCAGGACGCCGATGTATGAGGCGTCCACGACGCTCATTTACGAGATCTCGATCGATGTCTCCGATCCTCTGTCTGTGAGCGCGTACATCGATCCAACGCAGCGTGAAGTCGAGCTCGGCAGTGTCGCCGCGGTGATAGCCAGCCCTGATCTCATTCAGCGCGCGCGCGACGAGATCGGAGAAGACGTTGATGTAACGGCGTACAGCGTGTCTGCAGTGCCGGGCACGGCGAGCGGAAGTTCCGAGCCATCGACGGTGGTGATCTCGGCGATCGGACCAGACCCGAAGGTAGCGGCGACCGTCGCCGAAGCCTACGCCGATGCCTTCGTCGCCTATCGCAAGGAGCAGGAACGAGAACAGATTCGCGAGGCCGAGGATGTTATCCAGTCCAAGCTCGACACCTTCAATACGTCGGCCGAAAGAGAATCATCGGAGTACGCCACTCTCTTGCAGCGACTTCACGACCTGCAGATTCGCGAAGACACGGCGACGGGAAACTTCCGGGTTCTGATTCCCGCGAGTCCGCCGAGCGAGCCCGTCTCCCCGCAACCAGCGAAGACAGGTGGTCTCGCGTTGGCCGGTGGTCTGGTACTGGGAATCGGCCTGGCAATTCTGCTTGAGCAACTCGATACGCGGGTGCGGAGCTCTGCGCAGGTGGCGGAGATCTTCGGGCTGCCCGTGCTCGGCAAAGTGCGGAGGCTGTCATCGCGGGCAATCCAGGAGCAGCCGTTGCTGGTCTTGGCCGGCGGGCATGATCCCGCGGCGGAGTCCATACGCAAACTGCGCGGAAACCTCGAGTACGCGAACATCGATGGCGATCTTAAGTCATTCGTTCTGACCAGTGCTTTGCAGCACGAGGGCAAGACTCTGACCATCTGCAACCTGGCGCTCTCGATCGCGGCCACAGGGGTCCGCGTCGTGCTCGTGGATGCCGACCTTCGACGTCCTCAGGTGCACACATACATGAAGCTGCCGAATGCTCTCGGCGTTTCGACAGTGTTGACAGGGAAGACGAGCCTGAAGCAAGCGTTGCGTACCAGACCTTTCGGTGTGCTTGCACCAGATACGCACAGGGCCGCCAGGATGGGAGTATCGACGGACGAGGGTGTACCGCTCTACGTCCTGACGAGCGGGCCCGCGCCGCCGAACCCTGCCGAGGTCGTCGCTTCGCGTAGCTTCGCGGAGCTGATCAGGCAGCTTGAGCGGGACTTCGATCTCGTGATTGTTGATGCGCCGTCAATCCTGGCGGTTGGTGACCCGGCGTCGATCGCGCGCGTTGTCGACGGCCTCGTATTCTTGGTCGACCTCGCTCAAGCGAAGCGGCCGGTCTTGGAGGAGGCCGCCGCGCAGCTCGAGCAGATCCAATGTCGCAAGCTCGGCCTTGTACTCCTCGGTCACACGCCGCGGTATGGTAAGTCTGGCGACAGCTACTCCTACTACTATGCGGAGTAG
- a CDS encoding GNAT family protein, with translation MSRREAAGCCLAVHEMATAVEAAGRRCLRATNAGLARLGWRVVREGAKRPPLPRLDRSLRGDRVLLRRFDADDAAELVAIDSASDLRYWANWRMLATPDEARRWIQSQENQRSSGEGLVLAVVEAAADRVCGMLEVHRIDWNYGRASIGLWLIPEARGRGLMAEALAMFVRWIFSSTTLERLECLTLAENEHAIALAESCGFRREGVLRRRVMRDGHHRDAVLLSLLREDLS, from the coding sequence ATGAGCCGTCGGGAAGCAGCAGGCTGCTGTTTGGCTGTGCACGAGATGGCGACCGCAGTCGAGGCGGCAGGCCGGCGATGTTTGCGGGCGACGAACGCCGGCCTGGCAAGACTGGGCTGGCGTGTGGTGCGAGAAGGCGCCAAGCGTCCTCCGCTTCCTCGGCTCGACCGCTCGTTGCGGGGAGATCGTGTGCTTCTGCGTCGTTTCGACGCGGACGACGCTGCCGAACTCGTGGCAATCGACAGTGCGTCCGACCTTCGTTACTGGGCGAACTGGCGCATGCTGGCAACGCCTGACGAGGCACGTCGTTGGATTCAAAGCCAGGAGAATCAACGATCGTCCGGAGAAGGTCTCGTGCTCGCGGTCGTCGAAGCAGCAGCCGATCGCGTGTGCGGCATGCTGGAGGTTCACCGCATCGATTGGAACTATGGTCGGGCGAGCATCGGCCTGTGGCTGATCCCTGAAGCGCGTGGAAGAGGACTCATGGCTGAGGCGCTGGCCATGTTCGTGCGCTGGATATTCTCCAGCACGACGCTGGAGCGTCTTGAGTGCCTTACGCTGGCGGAGAACGAGCACGCCATTGCTTTGGCTGAAAGTTGCGGGTTTCGGCGTGAAGGCGTCTTGCGTCGGCGTGTGATGCGAGACGGGCATCACCGGGATGCGGTGTTGCTCTCGCTGCTCAGGGAGGATCTCAGCTGA
- a CDS encoding O-antigen ligase family protein, with protein MRYVVRALVVCLVAFSAIAIATEPVLTHVVLIWVGSAPVYIFDVLLAACVGLLLYSIGLKRPVPPPNADRLVLRLNAAYVLYQVLVVVPIAVIIYGISVGDAVTSLEGRIGMVLIPFFVFVGLRYVPPRQLVGFVNAAAVLLLVFALYRYATDGPQGYWEGTEYRLRILWGGSVLVFGWLALTGLFLERRGLRAYALSLAGVVGIIIVNHRAGYVALLFALAVQFLASRRSAKRIVVVAVASIVVGIALSSVSPVLREAASYSLRTMFNAQSDSTAQDRVERSRLAWDFIRVHPLGDYTWNRTYYLVDLGDEAFEPHNFVFQALDKQGVVSAGLVFALIVAAARLGWKNRHASRLSAVMLSYLAFYLAFCLFNTNFDAIENIVLFAIPVALLVDADRSLRRREAADIRANAQASLPVLSSGPDGGRQAVAGRTAGS; from the coding sequence GTGAGGTACGTCGTGCGGGCGCTTGTGGTCTGCCTGGTCGCGTTCTCAGCAATCGCTATCGCAACGGAACCTGTTCTCACGCACGTGGTGCTGATCTGGGTGGGATCCGCCCCGGTGTACATCTTCGATGTACTCCTTGCGGCCTGTGTGGGTCTGTTGCTCTACTCCATCGGGCTCAAGAGACCAGTGCCGCCTCCCAATGCAGATCGCCTCGTGCTTCGTCTGAATGCTGCGTACGTTCTGTACCAGGTACTGGTCGTCGTGCCTATCGCCGTGATTATCTACGGCATCTCCGTGGGCGACGCGGTGACGAGTCTTGAGGGACGAATCGGGATGGTCCTCATTCCTTTCTTCGTCTTCGTTGGGCTGCGCTATGTGCCTCCTCGCCAATTGGTCGGCTTCGTGAATGCCGCCGCGGTCCTGCTCCTTGTGTTCGCTCTCTATCGCTACGCGACGGACGGCCCTCAGGGCTACTGGGAGGGTACCGAGTACAGGCTCCGTATCCTCTGGGGTGGTTCGGTCCTCGTGTTCGGCTGGTTGGCGCTCACCGGTCTGTTTCTGGAGCGGCGCGGTCTACGAGCCTACGCTCTCTCGCTTGCAGGTGTTGTCGGCATCATCATCGTGAATCACCGGGCCGGGTACGTGGCGCTTCTGTTTGCGCTGGCCGTTCAGTTCTTGGCCTCCCGTCGTTCCGCGAAGAGAATCGTCGTCGTCGCGGTGGCGAGCATCGTGGTCGGTATCGCTCTCAGTTCGGTGTCGCCGGTTCTGCGTGAGGCCGCCAGTTATTCGCTGCGCACGATGTTCAATGCGCAATCTGATTCCACGGCGCAAGACCGTGTGGAGCGTTCGCGGCTCGCATGGGACTTCATCAGGGTGCACCCGCTCGGCGACTACACGTGGAACCGTACGTACTACTTGGTCGATCTCGGAGACGAAGCCTTTGAGCCACACAATTTCGTCTTCCAGGCTCTCGACAAGCAGGGCGTGGTCTCAGCCGGGCTCGTCTTCGCCCTTATAGTGGCCGCTGCCAGGCTGGGCTGGAAGAACCGTCACGCAAGTCGATTGAGCGCGGTCATGTTGTCGTACCTTGCCTTCTACTTGGCGTTCTGTCTCTTCAATACGAACTTCGATGCCATCGAGAACATCGTGCTCTTTGCGATACCGGTAGCGCTGCTGGTAGATGCCGATCGTTCTCTTCGCCGCCGAGAGGCGGCGGATATCCGAGCGAATGCGCAGGCGTCTTTGCCCGTCTTGTCGAGCGGACCGGATGGGGGGAGGCAGGCGGTTGCGGGTCGGACGGCTGGTTCGTGA
- a CDS encoding glycosyl hydrolase family 28-related protein: MPFEAHTNTRLIGVLACVLLLAGAMPSIACGASPSKVVLFTVSVKDFGAVGDGRHDDTRAFRKALQVAAQRSGGTVRVPAGEYRLSSLAIPDGVRVIGSGMERSWLHGAVKAGSHVTLLDLKIGTEGKSFRLSPGAHDSTFARCRFRGGGGESADCAVIMLGYGMGNDCARITFSDCKVECNLGVEDAQHSRDFNNISVFEVGAAGGSHVTDVTFKGCHIGVSNGVRSGSPRAGLEAFTDSSRGPVVHGWSNLRIVDCVFEATDEFCVDLADMPISGTQVRASGPALIRDSVLKGGGLAEDSRWGYTICVESPRDVVIEGNTVYRASNNTFKMGHGDMSFVAPKTIIRDNLFDLTRDTGAIQYPEVAYFYLKGAGNKFTGNTVVADVGRTIFELEQARDNTIVGNTLRVPRAATLFAIGGGSSGNVTAPNSIE; the protein is encoded by the coding sequence TTGCCGTTCGAGGCGCACACGAACACGCGGTTGATCGGCGTGTTGGCCTGTGTTCTGTTGCTTGCCGGTGCCATGCCGTCGATCGCCTGCGGCGCGAGTCCCAGCAAGGTAGTGCTGTTCACCGTCAGTGTGAAGGACTTCGGGGCTGTGGGGGATGGGCGACACGATGACACGCGCGCATTTCGCAAGGCCCTGCAGGTTGCGGCCCAGCGAAGCGGGGGTACGGTGCGTGTGCCGGCGGGCGAGTATCGCCTGTCATCTCTCGCTATCCCGGATGGGGTACGCGTGATTGGTTCGGGGATGGAGCGTAGTTGGCTGCATGGGGCCGTCAAGGCTGGCAGTCACGTCACCCTACTTGATCTCAAGATCGGCACCGAGGGTAAGTCGTTTCGCCTCTCCCCCGGTGCTCATGACTCCACGTTCGCTCGTTGTCGGTTTCGTGGCGGCGGCGGCGAGAGTGCGGATTGCGCGGTGATCATGCTCGGATACGGAATGGGCAATGACTGCGCGCGCATCACCTTCAGCGACTGCAAAGTGGAGTGCAATCTGGGCGTCGAGGATGCGCAGCACTCGCGTGACTTCAACAACATCTCGGTCTTCGAGGTGGGCGCTGCGGGTGGATCGCATGTGACTGATGTCACCTTCAAGGGCTGCCACATCGGCGTCTCGAACGGCGTGCGCAGCGGCTCGCCGCGAGCGGGGTTGGAGGCCTTCACAGATTCGTCGCGCGGGCCGGTGGTGCATGGGTGGTCCAATCTCAGGATTGTGGACTGCGTCTTCGAGGCGACCGACGAATTCTGCGTCGATCTCGCGGACATGCCAATCTCGGGCACGCAAGTGCGGGCGAGCGGACCTGCTCTCATACGCGACAGCGTGCTCAAGGGCGGTGGTCTTGCCGAGGATTCTCGCTGGGGTTACACGATATGTGTGGAGAGCCCACGCGACGTGGTGATCGAGGGCAACACGGTCTACCGTGCTTCCAACAACACGTTCAAGATGGGCCACGGCGACATGTCGTTTGTCGCACCTAAGACCATCATTCGCGACAATCTGTTTGATCTCACGCGCGATACCGGTGCGATTCAGTACCCTGAGGTGGCGTACTTCTACCTCAAAGGGGCCGGCAACAAGTTCACGGGCAACACCGTGGTCGCCGATGTGGGGCGTACCATCTTCGAACTCGAGCAGGCTCGCGACAACACGATCGTCGGCAACACGCTGCGAGTGCCGAGAGCGGCAACACTGTTTGCCATAGGGGGCGGGAGCAGCGGCAACGTGACCGCGCCGAACTCGATCGAGTAG